In the genome of Flavobacteriaceae bacterium YJPT1-3, the window CCGTACCTAGAAAAATGATACGATCCATCATCAGACGTGAAAACACGTCCATAGCCACCGCATTGAGCTGACGCTCTTCGATAATATTAGGCGTCAATCCCACAGGATGCATGCTACTGATGATCTTATCGTAGTAGGTACTACTGATCCCCTGGTCTTTGATCGCAAAGTCTTTAAATTCCTTCTGGTAATTCATATATGATAATCGTCTTTCTAAACTAAATATGTGTCTTCACAAAGCTATCGATTCACAAACGCCTTTTAGTTAAAAAAGGCGTAAAACCGATACGTTCTACGCCCTAAATATAGCACTATTCTTAAAAGGGCTTATTGATACACCTCTTTAACAAACTCATCAAAGGTGACCTCCTTCGTCTTTAGTTTCGCGTTTTCTTTAAAAAAGTCGAGCATTTTCTTATTCATCAATTGCTCGCTCATGCGTCGCACCTCATCTTGATTTCCCAGGATACGGGCGGCAATATTCTCCAGCTCTTCGTCTTTGGGATCCATCTGACCAAATTGCATCATTTGAGCTTTGATCATTTCTTTCGCGTAAGCTTTTAACTCTTCAAAAGTAACCTGCAGATTATTGTCTTTAATGATCTTACTTTCGATCAGTTGATAGCGTAAGCCTTTTTCAGATCGCTCAAATTCTTCTTTGGCCTCATCAAAAGTCATTTCTTTTTCTCCCGATACCTGAATCCATCGTTTTAAAAACTCTGCAGGAAGATCAAACTTGGTTTGTTCGATCAATCCCTCAGTTACCGTATTCAATAATTGTTGATCACTTTGCTGTTCAAATTGACGCGCTGCGTCTTCTTTGATCTTATCCTTCATTTCAATCACCGACTTCACCGCGTCTTTACCAAAAAGCTTATCGAACAACTCCTGATCCAGATCGGCTAATTCTCTACGGTTGATCTCTTTAATTTCAAAGGTCAGTTCCAAATTCTGTTTCTTGGCATCCTCTTCGCTCATTTTTAGCGCAGTCTGATAGTCTCCGGCTTCTTCAAACAAGCTCTTCGACTTGACATTTACGGTATCACCAACTTTGGCACCCAGGAAGGCATCGGTGTTCTTCTTGCCTTTTAGACGGTCGACCTCAATGGTGGCTTCTGCCTCAAATTCAGCTTCTTCATTTTTGAATACGCCGGTCACCTCATCCCCTTTCTCCACCTGATCTTTGGAAACCAGTTTTCCGTATTGCTTTTGGATGGTTTTGACCTGGTTATCGATCATTTTCTTATCCGCTTCGATCTTATAGTGAATGAACGGTTTTTTGGGAGTCAAATTCACTTCAAATTCAGGTGCAAGACCTAATTCGAATTCAAAAGAGTAATCTTCCTGATCCCAGCTAAAATCGTCACGCTCCTTTGGGAGTGGATTTCCCAGGACGTCTAGCTTCTCTTCAGACATATATTTACTCAAGGCATCCTGAATGAGTTTATTTACCTCATCCACCAAG includes:
- the tig gene encoding trigger factor codes for the protein MNITREDIDSLNAVLKVEIAKEDYNDKVQKILKDYRKNANIPGFRKGHVPMGMVQKQYGKAVLVDEVNKLIQDALSKYMSEEKLDVLGNPLPKERDDFSWDQEDYSFEFELGLAPEFEVNLTPKKPFIHYKIEADKKMIDNQVKTIQKQYGKLVSKDQVEKGDEVTGVFKNEEAEFEAEATIEVDRLKGKKNTDAFLGAKVGDTVNVKSKSLFEEAGDYQTALKMSEEDAKKQNLELTFEIKEINRRELADLDQELFDKLFGKDAVKSVIEMKDKIKEDAARQFEQQSDQQLLNTVTEGLIEQTKFDLPAEFLKRWIQVSGEKEMTFDEAKEEFERSEKGLRYQLIESKIIKDNNLQVTFEELKAYAKEMIKAQMMQFGQMDPKDEELENIAARILGNQDEVRRMSEQLMNKKMLDFFKENAKLKTKEVTFDEFVKEVYQ